Genomic segment of Bartonella bacilliformis KC583:
CTAAACATACTGTTTCCAGCTATTTTTGTGTATTCAGCGAATAGTGTTGTCTTTTTCTAAAGTTTCTATACAGAAAAAGTAAAATCTGTTAAAATTTGTTTATGATTATACGTCATCTTAGCGAGAACATTATTAATCAAATTGCCGCTGGGGAAGTGATTGAGCGGCCAGCTAATGTTATCAAAGAACTTGTTGAAAATGCTATTGATGCACAAGCGACCCGAATCGAAATTTCCATAGTAAACGGTGGAAAAAATTTTATAAGAGTCAGTGATAATGGTTGCGGCATTCCAGCAGATCAATTGACTTTAGCTGTCTCTCGCCATTGTACATCTAAAATTGTCGATGACGTAAGTAATATCTGCTTTCTTGGCTTTCGAGGAGAAGCTCTCCCCTCTATTGGTTCTGTTGCCAAACTTAAGCTGACCTCACGAACGCAAGATGCTGATAATGCTAATGAAATTAGCGTCATAGCAGGAAAGATTGAAGGACCAAAACCCGCTGCTGCTAATCCTGGAACTATTGTTGAAGTTCGTGATCTCTTTTTTGTTACACCAGCACGATTAAAGTTTATGAAAACAGATCGTGCTGAAACAAGTGCGATCACGGATATGATTAAACGAATTGCTATCGCATTTCCACATATTCGCTTTTCTCTTTCTAGCACAGATCGAATGCTCATGGAATTTCCTGCCACAGAAAACAACACTCAAGGGCAATTGCAACGTATTACACAGATCATGGGAAAAGAATTCGCACCCAATAGTATAGCGCTTAATGCCGAACGCGAATCCGTTCGTTTAACTGGTTTTACCTGCTTACCATCTTTCAATCGCAGCAATAGTCTGCATCAATTTGCTTATGTTAACGGGCGCCCAGTACGTGATAAATTGCTATGGGGAGCAATTCGAGGAGCCTATGCTGATGCTATCGCCCGGGATCGTCATGCTGTCTCTATTATTTTTATTGATCTGCCGCCTGCTGATGTAGATGTCAATGTGCACCCAACGAAAGCTGATGTGCGATTTCGTGATCCAGGTCTAATTCGCGGCTTAATTATTGGAGCAATCCATGAGGCTTTGCATCAAGCTGGCGTTCGTCATACCTCAACACACTCTGAATCAGTGCTGACAGCATTTCAAATACATCCATTGGAAAATTTGAAAAGTGCTCAACGGCCTTTTTCTTATACCTCACAACCATATCATAGGGTATCAACAACCACATCAATGCTTCAAAAACCCTTAGATGACTCTATTGATTTAAGAGAAGGTATTGTTCCTATGATGGAATGCTTAAGCGCGCCAAGTAGTGATACACGGGCAACAATCCAAACTTCTCCAACAGAAGAATTACACTATCCACTAGGTGCTGCAAAAGCACAAATCCATAAAAATTACATTATTTCTCAAACCCAAGATAGCTTAATCATTGTTGATCAGCATGCAGCGCATGAAAGATTAGTCTATGAAGCACTTAAAAACGCGCTTTATTCCAAACCACTCTCTTCACAGTTATTGCTTATTCCTGAAATTGTAGAACTTTCTGAAGAAGATGCAGCATGTCTCTTAACGCACAAAGATTCTTTGCAAAAATTTGGTCTAGGAATTGAACCATTTGGGCCTGGTGCAATCCTTGTGCGCGAAACACCTGCCATGTTAGGAGAAATCAACGCACAAGCTCTTATTAAAGACCTTGCTGACGAAGCAGCTGAATATGATACAACGAATAATTTAAAGGCAATGCTTGATTATGTTGCAGCAACTATGGCTTGCCATAGCTCAGTACGTTCAGGACGCCTCCTGCGCCCTGAAGAGATGAATGCACTTTTACGACAAATAGAAGAAACACCCCATTCAAGTACATGCAATCATGGCCGCCCTACTTATATTGAACTTAAACTCGCTGATATAGAGCGCCTTTTTGGTAGAAAATAAAACTTGATTAACTATTGTAACTGGGAAAAAATATTTTTAAATTCACTCTCAATTATATAAAGCGCCTTACGGTACCTCTTAACATGATCTCTTTATAAAAAATAGAAAGGACATATAAAAGATGTTTTCTAGTGATGAACGTGAAGCAATAATTCATTATTCGAGTGGTGGATACAAAATTGTAAAATATGGAACGTATACTCTTTGTGCTGTCAGTGGACAAAAAATCCCTATAGATGATCTAAAATACTGGAACCATAAGCGTCAGGAAGCATATGCCTGTTGTGAATTTTCTTATCAGCGTGAATTGGAATGCAATTCATATCTTCGCCAATTGTTAAACACGCAAAAATAACCCATTGATCCTCTACAACACTAAGAAGAATTTTTTTACAATCAACAGATTAAAGAGAATGTTTTCTTTTCTTAAAACGAGCAATAACTTCTTCAAGCAACCTATAACAAAAATCTGCTTGAGCAAAATCAAGTGTGACATCAAATACGATCAAATTTTCTATATCTTTTTGCAAAGCTTTTGCTTGTATACGTGTGTAATCCTTAGCAGTTGTAGCTAACCACAGATTTTGAATCTTAGCCTTTTGTTTAAGATTTTTTAGATCCGCATCAGTAAAAAAATAATGGTCAGGATAAGAGCAAGTTTCTATGACATGACCAGATATTTCTTCAATGGATTCAAAAAATTTATCTGGATTGCCAATACCGGCAAATGCTAAAAAAGATTTTCCAGAAACCTCATCAGAAGCCAAAGGTTTAAGATGAGCATAATGCAAAGACTTGCCAGTACCCGTTATAAAAGCATCTACATGATTACAAGCCTTCAAATGGCCAATGCATAAAACACTATCCATCAAAGAAAGCTGCGTTTCTAAAGGTGCACGCAGAGGCCCTGCCGGAAAAACAGCTCCATTCCCTAAACCGCGCATAGCATCTACAACGAGCAGTGCATAATCCATATAAAGGCGACGACTTTGAAACCCGTCATCCATCAAAATAAGATCACAGCCCTCTTCTTTAAGCCGTTTCGCTGCTGCATAACGATCAGGTGATATTGCAACCAAAGCATGGCGTGCTAGTAAAAGCGGCTCATCCCCCACATGATACGCATCATCACATTCCACATCGACAAGATGTACCCCTTTAACTGTTCTGCCATAACCACGTGATACCACTCCAGGCTTTAAACCAAGCTTCTTAGCGGCTTGAGACAAAACAATAACAACAGGCGTTTTACCTGCCCCTCCTAGTGTGAAATTACCAACACATAAAACTGGTAAGTCAATAACGGGAGGCTTCCTTTCCATACCACGACGTGCACAATAGCCATAAACTTTAGAAAACGGCGTCAGTAAAAAACTTAGAAAACTTTTATTTTTCCACCAAAAATGGGGAGCGCTAATATACATTACCTACTCTGAACACTGGCTTAGAGTTTTTTGAATAATAAGTGGCTGTAAAAACGGATATAAAACCTTTAACGTACATTCAAAAGCGCCTGCCATATTTGTTGCCACCTCATAAGCTTTATCGACCATTTTCTGTCGTAATGCTTCATTTTTTAAAAGCTCATTCACTTGAAAGGTAAGTTGTATCGTATCTTCAACCATATAAGCTGCATAATGAGATAAAAATTTCTCAAATATATCCTGGAAATTTGAGACATGCGGCCCTGTGACAATAGCTGCACCAAGAAAAGCAGACTCTAATGGATTATGGCCACCACGACTACATAAAGACTTACCAATAAAAGCAACTTGTGATAAACGTAGGAAAAGCCCCATCTCCCCAATCGTATCTCCCAATAAAATATCCGTCTCGACATCTGGAACAGCATTATTGCTTCTACAAACAAAATGCATGCTTCTATCACTACACATCTTAATAATATCACCTGCACGTTCAGGATGACGTGGAACAATAATAGTTAATAAATTTGGCCAATGTTTCTTAAGAGTCTTATGAACCTCAAGAGCAATTTGTTCTTCTCCTTCATGAGTGGAAACAGCCGCCCAAACTGGACGGTTTCCAACAGCATGGCGATAACGCATGAGTAATTCCTGATCTTCAACTGGAATAATATCAGCCTTGAGATTTCCAGAAAGCACAACAGATTTCACTCCAAGCGTTTGATAACAAGCTATATCTCTTTCATTCTGGCCAATAGCCACATCAATATGCCTAAAAACATATTGAGCAAGAGCTGGCCGTCTTTCCCAAGCTTGAAAAGAATGTTCAGATATATGAGCATTCACCCAAATCTGCGGAATACGCATTTTAGAAAGCTCTATAATACGTAAAGGCCAA
This window contains:
- the mutL gene encoding DNA mismatch repair endonuclease MutL; the encoded protein is MIIRHLSENIINQIAAGEVIERPANVIKELVENAIDAQATRIEISIVNGGKNFIRVSDNGCGIPADQLTLAVSRHCTSKIVDDVSNICFLGFRGEALPSIGSVAKLKLTSRTQDADNANEISVIAGKIEGPKPAAANPGTIVEVRDLFFVTPARLKFMKTDRAETSAITDMIKRIAIAFPHIRFSLSSTDRMLMEFPATENNTQGQLQRITQIMGKEFAPNSIALNAERESVRLTGFTCLPSFNRSNSLHQFAYVNGRPVRDKLLWGAIRGAYADAIARDRHAVSIIFIDLPPADVDVNVHPTKADVRFRDPGLIRGLIIGAIHEALHQAGVRHTSTHSESVLTAFQIHPLENLKSAQRPFSYTSQPYHRVSTTTSMLQKPLDDSIDLREGIVPMMECLSAPSSDTRATIQTSPTEELHYPLGAAKAQIHKNYIISQTQDSLIIVDQHAAHERLVYEALKNALYSKPLSSQLLLIPEIVELSEEDAACLLTHKDSLQKFGLGIEPFGPGAILVRETPAMLGEINAQALIKDLADEAAEYDTTNNLKAMLDYVAATMACHSSVRSGRLLRPEEMNALLRQIEETPHSSTCNHGRPTYIELKLADIERLFGRK
- a CDS encoding DUF2093 domain-containing protein; translated protein: MFSSDEREAIIHYSSGGYKIVKYGTYTLCAVSGQKIPIDDLKYWNHKRQEAYACCEFSYQRELECNSYLRQLLNTQK
- the lpxK gene encoding tetraacyldisaccharide 4'-kinase, whose product is MYISAPHFWWKNKSFLSFLLTPFSKVYGYCARRGMERKPPVIDLPVLCVGNFTLGGAGKTPVVIVLSQAAKKLGLKPGVVSRGYGRTVKGVHLVDVECDDAYHVGDEPLLLARHALVAISPDRYAAAKRLKEEGCDLILMDDGFQSRRLYMDYALLVVDAMRGLGNGAVFPAGPLRAPLETQLSLMDSVLCIGHLKACNHVDAFITGTGKSLHYAHLKPLASDEVSGKSFLAFAGIGNPDKFFESIEEISGHVIETCSYPDHYFFTDADLKNLKQKAKIQNLWLATTAKDYTRIQAKALQKDIENLIVFDVTLDFAQADFCYRLLEEVIARFKKRKHSL
- the waaA gene encoding lipid IV(A) 3-deoxy-D-manno-octulosonic acid transferase; amino-acid sequence: MMELKARTVLFLYRIIGFCLYPLMFFYLFFLSVRDQEELRRQKERLGKSCKVRPSGPLIWFHAVSVGETQALVRLINYILSLKINVLLTTGTVTSSIFAQKYFGNRLIHQYAPLDLGLVVRRFIGHWKPDLVLTCESEIWPLRIIELSKMRIPQIWVNAHISEHSFQAWERRPALAQYVFRHIDVAIGQNERDIACYQTLGVKSVVLSGNLKADIIPVEDQELLMRYRHAVGNRPVWAAVSTHEGEEQIALEVHKTLKKHWPNLLTIIVPRHPERAGDIIKMCSDRSMHFVCRSNNAVPDVETDILLGDTIGEMGLFLRLSQVAFIGKSLCSRGGHNPLESAFLGAAIVTGPHVSNFQDIFEKFLSHYAAYMVEDTIQLTFQVNELLKNEALRQKMVDKAYEVATNMAGAFECTLKVLYPFLQPLIIQKTLSQCSE